Part of the Oncorhynchus mykiss isolate Arlee chromosome 12, USDA_OmykA_1.1, whole genome shotgun sequence genome, GGTGACTCTTTGTTTGGACTGATCTGTGACCCACTGACTAGCACCTCCCCCCCGTCAGAGGGGAATAAGTCAACCTCAAAGTTACACACAAGGATACTTTATTGACATGCACACAGTTGAAATGTACATGGAAAGGTAGTGGTTTTTGTGCATGCACACATCCCACAAGTCCAGAGAGAAGAGTCCAGTGGTTGTTGTGCTGGATAGAGATGAGTTTGCTGCGCTCTCTGACTGCTTGAAGGACTGACCATGCTACTGATcgtcgactttggcgatgtcatttacaaaatagcctctaacactctactcaacaaattggatgcagtctatcacagtgccatctgttttgtcaccaaagccacatatactacccaccattgcgacctgtatgctctcgttggctggccctcgcttcatactcgtcgccaaacccactggctccaggtcatctacaagtctctgctaagtaaagccccgccttatctcagctcactggtcaccatagcagcactcatCCGTAGcatgctctccagcaggtatttctcactattcacccccaaagccaattcctcctttggctgcctttcttaacagttctctgctgccaatgactggaacgaactgcaaaaatcactgaagctagagattcatatctccctcactagctttaagaaccagctgtcagagcagctcacagatcactgcacctgtacatagcccatctgtaaatagcccatccaactacctcatccccatactgtatttatttatttatcttgctcctttgcaccccagtatctacttgcacatcaatcacttcaatgtttaattgctatattgtaattacttcaccaccatggcttatttattgccGTAGCTCCCTTATTTTACCTCAATTGCacacactgtgtgtatatatatatatatatatatatatatatatatatatatatatatatatatatatatatatatatatatatatatatatatatatatatatatatatatatatatatatatactttttcaaatgtgttattgactgtatgtttgattattccatgtgtaactctgttatgtcttgagctgctttgctttattcatggccagttcgcagttgtaaatgagaacttgttctcaactagtctacctggttaaataaaggtgaaataaaatacataaataaaaaggAGACAGGAGTTGGGGATCTGGGACCCAAGATGACTGCCTATGATTGGCTGAcccctctgtgtgataaggcccCTGACCCCTAGCGACCAATCGATGGCTATGGCCAGAGGTGTGAAGGGCCAGTTTACTACCCATAGCCTAGCCTGCTAAGCTCCAGCGGAGGAGGGGAGCCTACTGCAGGAGTTAGAAAAGTCACAGAGTTTGTGTCCCAGAGAGAGGGCTGTTAGAATGAGAGGGTGTGCTTAAGGTTTGTGTGGAAACCTGTAAAATGGGTTACTTTGATGCATAGCCTATAGATCAAATCAAGGAACCAAGTGAGCTTCATTGCCTACACAACACTGCTCCATTACACGGCTTGTTGCACTTTTTAATATGGCACTGCAGAACGTCGATTGTTGGAGTGCTGTACTTTGGGGCCGCCCCTTTTGTGATGAAAAATGACATTGCGACGCTACGCTCCGTAGGGTCTGTCTCCGTAGGGTCTGTCTCCGTAGGGTCTGTCTCCGCAAGGCCTGTCTCCATAGGGTATAAATAGCCCTTAAGAGTCCCTGGGAGGGAATTTGTAACAGATTGATTTGACTGTTTAGAGCcctacagtggaggtgtcatacccataaaacctagcggtcaaacagggaaatggttctaaTCATTTTTCCATAGGGAATGttagaaacatttaaaataaaggCTGTGTTTgtgtagacttaccctggcgtgacgttttgataaccctGTGAATTTCTCTCGGATGTGTATCAATATTCGGCTCTATTTACACtgattcgaaaatgctaattagtattaaagtagacatcatgcaagaccacagtcatcaatgaccttggaccacagaaggtatttgcaccgGTGACCCACAATGCTGGGAagatgaaggctgcttggtctaaagtggaggagttctaccctcacatcacacccattggctgtgctgctcatgcattgaatctgttcCTCAAGGAcgtcatggcactgaaaacaatggatacactctacaagagagccaaggaaatggttaggtatgtgaagggtcaacAAGTTATAGTAGcgatctacctcaccaagcaaagtgagaagaataagagcaccacattgaagctgcccagcaacacccgttgggatggtgttgtcatcatgtttgacagtctcctggaggggaaggagtctccgagaaatggccatatcacagtctgccgatatggacagccccatcgaGGATGGGAGATACAATATGGCAGtcatgccaacatatctcatcagccacctggtggaagggactttgtggatctgaggctctttcccctgttgcctccatcctcCAAATCCCTCTAACATCAGCAGCCTCAGagtgcaactggtccttgtttgggaacacacacaccaaagtacgcaacaggctgaccgatacaagggttgaaaaattggtggccatccaggcaaatttgaggctttttgagccttaCAACAAGCCATCCTCatggttggaaagtgacagtgaagatgagacCTCAGTCTGATgatcaagaggtggacattgaggaggtccagggagaagacatggaagcctgagaggaagacgaCCAAAGCCTTAGTTTCTAGACTCTCATTTCTGATGTTGAAAACATATTTGGTAGTTGCGAGGGATCATCCCATATTCCCTTtagttcagtgaaatcatcccatgtttAATTGAccttatatttaactaggcaagtcagttaagaacacatttttatgttcaatgacggcctaggaacagtgggtttaactgccttgttcaggggcagaacgacagatttttaccttgtcagctcggggatttgatcctgcaaccttacggttactagtccaacgtcccatgtgaagagtcaactcatttaattaaagttcagtTTGTTACTACATTTTTATTTCTAAAGGAAGGATTTCATAATTTGGGATTGTCTACTTATAAGGTAAAGTTTTGTGTTTCTGGCTCCATGTGATATGGTAAATTTAGCCAATGCaagaaacatctacattttaaatggtattaatattaatttgcatatatttccattaattcccacagacagtttccacctctgaatattccccaaaatgtgcaaccctagttaTGACTCATACTGTTGTAATTGAAgcagtagtatacagtatgtagatagACAGACACCTTCTGGTTAGTATTACAGATGCTACTACTGTACATGCGTGGTACAGTACTTCCATAGGATCGCTGCACGATGAAAAGAGAATTGTAACCAGATCTACAAACTGATATCTGATCACTTCATAGCTTTAGTGTTTTTATTAGCTTGACAGTCATGTTTTATCATCAGACAGTAATCATGTGTTGTCCATTCATCTTtgatgtttctttatttctccTTGTCACAGTCTGACAGCTATGACACTGAGTCTGCTGGGCCTAATGCGGCCGGCTTTGTGCCGATCCCTCGTCCCCATGGTGAGGTCTCCTCAGCTGGTAGTCATCTCCAGGGTCCAACTGCTGCTCCCAAATATCTTTCATCAAAACATGGTCCCCCCTGCTGCCTCCTGCGTACGCTTCTACGCCACCAAGAAGAGTAAAGGTGAGTGGAGGGCCGCTTGCCTCAGTAGCTTTTTATTTTAGCTGAAGGATTTAGCTAGCAGTGTTCCCATCAAAGGAAATATAGTGGTAGGGATCAAGACCTACTGAAGTGGTCAGAACATTCAGGAGGTTGAAAACCCCACTTCACTGTGTCTTGCTTTTATTTGTAATAACAGTGATAGACAAGACTAccagccctcctctccatcctctccttctgTTATTCCCCTTTTGAAGTCTTTCTGAAGACCGCCTGCTTTTATTTCTTCCCTCAGCTAAGGCAGCAAAGGGCCAGGCTTCCAAAGTGAACATCAACTCCTCGCTGGTGGAGGACATCATCAGTCTGGAGGAAACGAAGGAGGATATGGCCGCCGTCCTCACCACCCTGAAGGACGACTTCAGCCGCAACCTGAGCATCAGAACCTCTCCAGGTGTGTAGGGGCCGTGGACTGTAAGGTAGGGGCTATTTCCATGGAGAGGATAGTCTCTCATGACCGACGGTTGATTATCTGGCCAGTGCACTCGGTTCTAGGTGCTGAGATTATGTAGAGGAAACCTTTCGGTTCTGTCAGTAGAGGAAACCTTTCGGTTCTGTCAGTAGAGGAAACCTTTCGGTTCTGTCAGTAGAGGAAACCTTTCGGTTCTGTCAGTAGAGGAAACCTTTCGGTTCTGTCAGTAGAGGAAACCTTTCggttctgtcagtagaggatacCTTTCggttctgtcagtagaggatgcctttcggttctgtcagtagaggatgcctttcggttctgtcagtagaggatgcctttcggttctgtcagtagaggatgcctttcggttctgtcagtagaggatgcctttcggttctgtcagtagaggatgcctttCGGTTCTGTCATTAGTGGTACCTGTCAGTACCACTGTCTGATGTTTCAATGAGGGATGCAAAGCTCTGAAGGCCTGACGTTTAAGTGTTGTCCTTCTTTGTAAGCTTTAAAAGACCAAAGTCAACTGTTGGTTTTCACTATTGATTGTTGGTTAAAAGATGAGGAAAAAGTGCATCTCCATCTGTTTACTTTCTCCCTGACAAATGGCCTTAGGGGAGGGAAGAGTGATCCCTGCCCTTTACCTTGACCCTGTTTCCTGAACTACATCCAGTTCAaagcctccccctctcccctcgtGGCAGACCAACCCTGAGAGGGGAGCTGAAGGGAGGGCCCCAGGGGGAGGAAGCTGTAATACCAGGATTTATACACCGATTAAAtacccctcccctcttccttcctccctcaccttctccatccctctctccttacagTCTCCTTCTATTCTTCATCCTTaccctcttcccccctcctccccctctttgcccctctgtccagatgcACAGTAATCTGTGGAAGCAGCAGGATTTAGAGCTGACAGAAATTCTGACTGGAAAGATTCTGGAATGGGGGGAATCATGACATCATTTTGTTCTTGTGTGTGTTCGATAGTCTCATCTGTGCCTCATTAAAGTCAGCTTAGCTGAAGGAAGGGCTGTTGTATAGGACATGTTAATACGGTGAACCAGGCATCTGGGTACTCGCAGTCAGCGTGGAGGTATTACAGCCTGTTACTCTGTTTCTCTGCTGGAAGACTAACCTCTCTTGTCCATGGGAACGTTGGACTAACGTCAGGCTATCCAGTCCTCCCTGAACAGCTCGGTGTATACTGCCTCAGATGAATATACTGAAACGAGCATTTTCCCAACCCTTATATGTAACCGGTCTGGATGCCAGACATCCTCaacccacaaacacacatttaCAACCCCAGTCTGTCTCCCAGAGATGGGTCAGAGCATTAGCTTCCATAGTTCAAAACAACTAGTTAATGTCATCCTCACGATCATAAGGTACCCCAGGCTAGAGCTCATGATCCCAGGGCACCCACCCACTAAACATCGCCAGTGTAAAGTCACACAGGATCCACCTGGAAGTCTGCTGTCTGATGGGACTTTATCATGAGGAACCCCGGGTCGGGTTGAGAACTAGAGAGAGGAAAGCTCTTACCTGAATATGTCCTGTAAGAAAACATTTTTgtattctgttgcaaaatgtttttctacagtgtgccctactgaacaaaACCCAtggtaaatgtttatttttatttttggagaaGGCCTGTATTGTTGACTAGTAGTCTACCTTCTGCCATGTTGGGTCAACTGCCTGTGCCCTGACCAGGAAGAGTCCATTTGACTAATGGCTTTCCAGTCGATCCTCATCCCTCCTCATGCCGTTTAGGAAATTGCTGTGTGCCCTCTGGAAGCGCTAGCAGATGTGCAGGCAGCCAGGTCGTCTCTGGTCGACCAGCCGGCTCTAGCAGTTAGCCTGGAGACGAGGTTAGGGCTCGAGTAACACAGGCTAAAAAAGGTAGATTACTCTATGGTCCACCCCACCCTCCACACTTCTCCACTAGCGAGGGATAGAGTTGGTGATGTAAGCCAGAGGACGGCGAGGGAGGAAACAGCAGCGTCTGAGGTAAGCCATATGAGAAGAGGAGACCCATGTTGAAGCTTTGGTTCTGCAGTCTGCACTGTTAGGGGGTGAccgagagaggagatgagggttgGGGGGGTACCTCCTGCACCCCAGCTGAAACCAAACCTGCATCCCACTCTGCCAACAGTCTGAGGCTTCATAGTGATCATACAACGGTTTAGTTGTCTTGGTCATGTCTTGTTTTATGCTGCGACTCAAGAATTATCTGTATTGTTTTTATATTCtgttcataaagcatctcagaggagTAACATGACATGGACAGTGGGAACCTGATCCTAGGTCGGCACTCCTACTCTGACCTGCTGtatgaatacgggccctggtcCTTTTGGGTTTTCAGGAGCTCTGGATCACATCGTGGTGTCCACGGCAGACGGCAAGTTCCCACTGAACCAGCTGGGTCAGATCTCCATGAAGTCCCCTCAGCTCATCGTGGTCAACATGACTGGTTTCCCAGAGGTGAGCTCACAAAtgcacagtacagacacacactgtatGAACCACACTCTGGGCTGATGGCAACACATTTTGAAATTGGCATGTCATTTTAGAAACGTGGACTGAAATCGCCTACTCTTGTCTCATCCAGTGCATGGAAGGTTGAGCAGTGTTAAGTGTCGACACACAACCTCCATcgatctctctcgttctcttactcctttctccttctctgaAACTTGAGTCGGTTAGTGATCAATGGTTCAGGGAAGCTCTTTGTTCTGGGATAAGATTGAAACAAATGCCAAGACTCTGTGGTCAGCTGTCATCAGCAGGAAGTGACCGCGCTTTGCCCTCTGGGAAGGAGGAGAGCTAACTGCTCCAATagattctctctttctcacagacACACTGAAACGGAACAACTCTTTCCCTCTTCTCCCTGTGTTTCTCCTTCCCCTGGTCTTTTCTCCCTCCAGCATCCTATGTTGTTAATGAGGGTTGTCCCTGTCTAATTCTGGGATCAGTTTTAAAGGGAGCTTGATGCTCTTTGGCCTTGGCTCAGATCCATTTAGTACTGCAGAGTACTACATGAGCAGATGAACCTGGAACATAGTACTCTTGTCACCGTAGGTGTACTAATACATAATTCATGAGAGATCACAGCTTTTAGATTTGCAGATTTGTTTTTGTGAATACTCATACGGGTAAACTCATGCGGATAAGCATATTGTCATTatcagagaccccccccccccccacaaactactgtagcataaatactggaggctgacgggaggggtcgggagacactgtggccccgtccgacgttACCCCTGAAtggggccaaacaggcaggatataaccccacccactttgccaaagcacagcccccacaccactagagggatgtctttaaccaccaacttaccatcctgagacgagGCAAAAGATCTCCCCCTTGGCATGAACCCAGGGTGTGAACGGCAGGACCAACGGGTAGGAGA contains:
- the mrrf gene encoding ribosome-recycling factor, mitochondrial, whose amino-acid sequence is MTLSLLGLMRPALCRSLVPMVRSPQLVVISRVQLLLPNIFHQNMVPPAASCVRFYATKKSKAKAAKGQASKVNINSSLVEDIISLEETKEDMAAVLTTLKDDFSRNLSIRTSPGALDHIVVSTADGKFPLNQLGQISMKSPQLIVVNMTGFPEAVAAATRALRESSMKLNPEVDGTIIRVAIPKVTREHRENLAKLAKQFGNKAKESLRRVRSNAITQVKKAKDTVSEDTIRLVEKQVGQMADSFAADVDKQLTTKTKELLG